Proteins from a genomic interval of Spea bombifrons isolate aSpeBom1 chromosome 4, aSpeBom1.2.pri, whole genome shotgun sequence:
- the TMEM229A gene encoding transmembrane protein 229A has protein sequence MGRSQGAWRRQVVKARPKAPAAGSSIPSLQPLPAWMRLYFYGMHGLTLDVVTSCVRRFPNSQDYSLLGFSSPYRCLLHAITHFALEKIYLQRKSFPDSALAFHFVFYPSVFVGLQILLRKTLLQCCPQERAFSAAELGLQYALAVYHSQVFLRTFLRLQYQQGWEGQTAHCASASGVSAGRRLSVFLRFIFFGMHGFLDEVLFTSVFNVLEKPGSPMSGHTSLWSFFMYGSCSLVVEKLYFYLCYTRGWGPWKRLPVYILFVYTWEFSWGIGLRTCNACSWDYSHYPLNFMGLVTLMYLPGWVFLSFYQDLLSKMLLRVCYV, from the coding sequence ATGGGCAGGAGCCAGGGTGCCTGGAGGCGGCAGGTGGTCAAAGCCCGTCCCAAAGCTCCGGCGGCCGGCAGCTCTATCCCCAGCTTGCAGCCCCTGCCTGCATGGATGAGACTGTACTTCTACGGCATGCACGGCCTGACACTGGATGTAGTGACCTCCTGTGTCCGGCGCTTCCCTAACAGCCAGGACTACAGCCTGCTGGGCTTCTCTTCTCCCTACCGCTGCCTGCTGCACGCCATCACGCACTTCGCCCTGGAGAAGATCTATCTCCAGAGGAAGAGCTTCCCGGACAGTGCCCTGGCTTTCCACTTCGTCTTTTATCCGTCGGTGTTCGTGGGCCTGCAGATCCTGTTGAGGAAGACGTTGCTGCAGTGCTGTCCGCAGGAGCGGGCATTCAGCGCGGCCGAGCTGGGGCTGCAGTACGCGCTGGCGGTCTATCACTCACAGGTCTTCCTCAGGACCTTCCTGCGGCTGCAGTACCAGCAGGGCTGGGAGGGGCAGACGGCGCACTGCGCCAGTGCCAGCGGGGTCAGTGCTGGACGCAGGCTGTCAGTGTTCCTGCGCTTCATTTTCTTCGGTATGCACGGCTTCCTGGACGAGGTCCTCTTCACCTCCGTCTTCAACGTGCTGGAGAAGCCGGGCAGCCCAATGAGCGGACACACGTCCCTGTGGTCCTTCTTTATGTACGGGAGCTGCAGCCTGGTGGTGGAGAAGCTCTACTTTTACCTGTGCTACACCAGAGGATGGGGACCCTGGAAGCGTCTCCCGGTCTACATTCTCTTTGTCTACACATGGGAGTTCTCCTGGGGCATAGGGTTACGCACCTGCAACGCTTGTTCGTGGGATTACTCTCATTATCCACTGAATTTCATGGGCCTGGTGACCCTTATGTATTTACCTGGATGGGTGTTTCTTAGCTTTTACCAAGACTTGCTGTCTAAGATGCTGCTGCGAGTATGCTATGTGTAG